Proteins from one Desulfonema limicola genomic window:
- the traC gene encoding type IV secretion system protein TraC: MATINKLEELFKNNRDSLSEYLPWRMWDEENQCFDNNDNTMGWLWELQPLAFAGESTVKNLELILNLDLPEDTVIQFILFADPRIQPLLTMLAEKGNPGTGGDYRQLTGEWIRRYTAYLDEHSKTGFDRSVPVPVRNFRLYLAVKIPYNDYDSTVGLFRDRRDAITGLLNSSGFHPRTGDAGTLLNLVRFCYNPDYSYKNQEYTPYNDHMWIHRQVIRKSTEIEWLKGSGDSLCIDGKQIGVYSVAGYPNELDLFDNLFLLGNIFSRNLEQIVCPFIFSMSFINRDFNDSIRKKSGIMLAQKAAGSMAPKLRKKQEEFLQAVMAIEDNVKFRGVMFSVVLFTDDEEKKANTESVLKGLWRQKGYDIQEETMIALPVFMSSMPFGLVNNHATRERLKRIDLAPVRTIAEFIPSQADWKGTPDPALFLVSRRGQLIGLDLFSSNTNYNCAISAASGSGKSFFSQYLIISYLRMGATIRIIDVGRSYMKMCKIFNGDYIEFTKDKKANLCINPFSIVADIKQDMQMLLPMLEKMAKPKMGCDDYELSVLREAITRAYEKYGEDTTVAKVAEVLLEKKDERRNNLGQALQNYGPDGEYGRWFEGKSTLKSSDVPLQILELEELNSDKHLRAIVLMYIIYQTTQTMYFGDRHQKKLIIIDEAWDLFGGDEGAGAASFIQTCYRRARKYNGSVITITQSVKDYYMNDSTEAMLANAAFWFFLHQKEEEISQVVADNRLTLSDFMVEYIKSVHTITGKYSEVYIKTDDSGGIGRLFVDPFTYALFTTNPGESQYIYDLLDSGMSVSDAITEAVESDFGRSQKRIGQ, encoded by the coding sequence ATGGCAACAATAAATAAACTTGAGGAATTATTTAAAAACAACAGGGATTCCCTGTCCGAATATCTTCCCTGGAGAATGTGGGATGAAGAGAACCAGTGTTTTGACAACAATGACAATACAATGGGCTGGCTCTGGGAATTACAACCCCTGGCATTTGCAGGTGAAAGCACTGTAAAGAATCTTGAACTGATTCTCAATCTTGATCTGCCTGAAGATACGGTCATACAATTTATCCTGTTTGCAGATCCCCGCATACAACCTCTTTTAACCATGCTTGCTGAAAAAGGAAATCCGGGAACAGGAGGAGATTACAGGCAGCTTACAGGAGAGTGGATCAGGCGATACACCGCATATCTGGACGAACATTCAAAAACAGGTTTTGACAGGTCTGTGCCTGTTCCTGTGAGAAATTTCAGGCTTTATCTGGCTGTTAAGATTCCCTATAATGATTATGATTCCACAGTCGGGCTTTTTCGTGACCGCAGAGATGCTATAACAGGACTGCTTAACAGCAGCGGTTTTCATCCCCGGACAGGTGATGCTGGAACACTTCTCAACCTGGTCAGGTTCTGCTATAACCCTGATTATTCATATAAAAACCAGGAATATACTCCCTATAATGACCATATGTGGATACACAGGCAGGTAATCCGTAAATCCACAGAGATTGAGTGGCTCAAAGGCTCAGGAGATTCCCTTTGCATAGATGGAAAGCAGATCGGGGTTTACTCTGTTGCAGGTTATCCCAATGAACTTGATCTGTTTGACAACCTTTTCCTTCTTGGAAATATCTTCAGCCGCAACCTTGAACAGATTGTGTGCCCTTTTATATTTTCCATGTCATTTATAAACCGCGATTTTAATGATTCAATCAGGAAAAAATCAGGCATTATGCTGGCACAGAAAGCTGCCGGTTCAATGGCTCCCAAGCTCAGGAAAAAACAGGAGGAGTTTCTCCAGGCTGTCATGGCTATTGAGGATAATGTAAAATTCAGGGGAGTCATGTTTTCTGTGGTGCTTTTTACAGATGATGAGGAAAAAAAAGCCAACACCGAATCCGTGCTCAAAGGTCTGTGGCGGCAGAAAGGATATGACATCCAGGAAGAAACCATGATTGCCCTGCCTGTGTTCATGTCATCAATGCCATTCGGCCTGGTCAATAACCACGCAACCCGTGAACGACTGAAAAGAATTGACCTTGCTCCTGTAAGAACCATTGCAGAATTCATTCCATCACAGGCTGACTGGAAAGGCACACCTGACCCGGCACTTTTCCTGGTTTCTCGCAGGGGGCAGCTTATCGGTCTTGATCTGTTCAGCAGCAATACCAATTATAACTGCGCCATATCAGCGGCATCAGGTAGCGGAAAATCCTTTTTCTCTCAATACCTGATTATATCCTACCTGAGGATGGGAGCAACCATTCGTATTATTGATGTGGGCAGGAGCTATATGAAGATGTGCAAGATTTTCAACGGCGATTATATTGAATTTACCAAGGATAAAAAGGCTAATCTGTGCATAAATCCTTTTTCCATTGTTGCTGATATTAAACAGGATATGCAGATGCTTCTGCCCATGCTGGAAAAAATGGCAAAGCCCAAGATGGGATGCGATGATTATGAACTTTCTGTGCTGCGTGAGGCCATTACCCGCGCCTATGAAAAATATGGTGAAGACACTACGGTAGCAAAGGTTGCAGAAGTATTACTGGAAAAAAAGGATGAACGACGAAACAATCTGGGTCAGGCTCTGCAAAATTACGGGCCTGACGGAGAATATGGACGATGGTTTGAAGGTAAAAGCACCCTGAAAAGTTCTGATGTTCCCCTTCAGATACTTGAACTTGAAGAACTCAACAGTGACAAGCATCTCCGGGCTATTGTGCTGATGTACATTATCTACCAGACCACCCAGACCATGTACTTTGGAGACAGGCATCAGAAAAAACTGATTATCATAGACGAAGCCTGGGATCTGTTTGGCGGGGATGAAGGAGCCGGGGCTGCATCATTTATCCAGACATGTTACCGCCGTGCGCGTAAGTACAACGGCAGCGTTATTACCATTACCCAGTCTGTAAAAGACTATTACATGAACGATTCTACTGAGGCCATGCTGGCCAATGCTGCATTCTGGTTTTTCCTTCACCAGAAGGAAGAGGAGATCAGCCAGGTAGTTGCTGACAACAGGCTGACCCTGTCTGATTTCATGGTGGAATACATCAAAAGCGTACACACCATAACAGGGAAATACTCTGAGGTTTATATCAAAACAGATGATTCAGGTGGCATTGGCCGACTTTTTGTTGATCCCTTTACCTATGCACTGTTTACCACAAATCCCGGAGAATCCCAGTACATTTATGACCTGCTTGACAGCGGCATGTCGGTCAGCGATGCAATAACAGAGGCAGTTGAAAGTGATTTCGGACGAAGCCAAAAAAGGATTGGGCAATGA
- a CDS encoding SMP-30/gluconolactonase/LRE family protein: protein MLQLIYIIIFTIIFPIVSFCGEQYGFERMWPVLEQPWYFSHPSGIAVSRDGYVYVADNYNDQIQKFTIDGNYVCKWGKQGSGDGEFILPYGIALDNDSNVYVTDSENGRIQKFDSNGVFIQKWNYSDDKDGKFELPTGIAIDMINNIYIVDTRNNSIHKFDCNGVFITQWGKQGTGDGEFNLPYGIAADNKGFIYIADSLNRCVQKFSSDGDFIQKWGQTGGNNFSFIRPNGIAADHNGFVYVTDYSLFRDAPDNQPDRIVKFNSSGELITIWGERGSHSGQFNEPSGISVDSSGFVFVADSGNDRVQKFTNNGAFVTKFGPKNDDEDMNTPDGLAADNTGNIYVADTGNHRILKFDSDGSFLSQWGGHGNENGLFKSPHRIAVDHNDFIYISDTGNDRIQKFRTNGEFVAVWGETRGSGNDEFNLPWGIAVSSDSFVYIADRGNHRIQKLSTEGQFISRWGSEGIGNEEFSSPQGVAVDNKGHVYVADTGNNCIKIFNSEGTFITKWEGENENSFDHPNSITVGTDGYIYITDIKNRVQKFDLEGNLIAQWGEEGNYPGQLKYPGSGDVGLNGNFYIADTYNHRIQVFNKHASDFLAKAVIIAGGGPYPGNKLWDATRLNASFAYRALCYQGFEKKDIYYLSSDTENDLDNNGIADDVDEIPSCNAVQNTISKWAADADRLILYMVDHGGNRVFRLNDSEILKSPDLTAWINEFQASGDKEFIFIYDACNSKSFSDDLLVNSIGNGILINSTEQDENAYFITQGTLSFSSFFWTQIFNGSDVETAYTSAENSIRNVTEKQSPEMKKYGRFIDHKELVFIGKNIKTPNTSGIKGIQVTEVNDDLVRVLVDFENIDDIMRVWAVLVPLSYIPDSSDASVLEFPSTDLLPAENGTYEGNINHLIQTDSYQISVYAKDRFGKIYMSEPVPNNKPVQKRNRAILFAGETQDNTFRTAIKENLKLAYTTLNNQGFNDDDIIVACPLGLQNEFANSQAASLNLIKDEINSMNSENTKDLLIYLTGHGQKEVFEINSNDFLSAQNIDSVLDNFQERVNGHVIFICDIDYSGSFLPVMTPPKEKLRILISGTSEDQTLPFLYKGNISFSGFFWKNILNGMNLRKAFIDAKSATELIFRTEGDLSPQLDDTGNGIGNERKDGQISSDYKIGVGIRLADNIPQIVSADTEITEGSSALIWADKVNAVNTVKNLWALIMPPTKTAELGEQGHLPSNVALSLNENGRYEAVYDNFNVFGTYYISVYAEDETGNISISKKVSVFQPAGKDIYEPDNTVNQAGYIIINHDAEQQRNFHDSDDEDWIKFYGISGNIYEIITKNSGEYCNNTIEIFNNKGIGLKKGNSEFKDSSGIINNLVWQCDQDGIYFVNISPNTEYQNNTNAYSIEILLPIAPFPGYVKGLVSDNVTGNPIINACIKTSANISGITRSNGRYLMIHEPGIFDVTIDSPGYNEGHAAIEVGETGTSILNISLIPESDYQDILPKAYIVFPSPDKTIYAGDSIIFQGETSGGVPPFSYEWHFGGEISDVFTKELGNIIFSEPGEYSVIFTVTDKNGNIDQDFVTINVNPKTDILSATIISPTPGYTIDEGEIIHYKGFASGGNPPYKYHWNFSNKESDSLEGSVVFEKSGQYNIVFKITDSTKNKAETSIIIIVNPETISTNLIPEALIVMPDTDISIQKGEQIYFEGQANGGDGPITYQWNFDQSGIDDLFLQTPGFITFNKTGIYKITLTVTDADGDSDQTSLTVRVSEAKEDENDNLKPIPYSPENGQTGVGLTSEFYITLPHYQENNFSHAMTRWQIFSNTNDYPIFDLTTQTELLAMTMPDFILTPDTTYNWRVKVLNDQEDESLWSDTNSFTTIEPFLEDRNNNGIPDEQEISGFIDIENNNTETIEQESMKCVNTLTGHSQICIGIINSKIGYIQSIESILPDKINGLSDTPLDMPLGLINVRVKINNKGDSITVTAFLSKIIPENVVWYVYTNEKK from the coding sequence ATGCTTCAACTTATTTATATTATAATATTTACAATAATATTCCCGATTGTCAGCTTTTGCGGTGAACAATATGGGTTTGAACGAATGTGGCCTGTGCTTGAACAGCCTTGGTATTTCAGCCATCCCAGTGGAATTGCTGTCAGCAGAGACGGATATGTTTATGTTGCAGATAATTACAATGACCAGATTCAGAAATTTACAATTGATGGTAACTATGTCTGTAAATGGGGAAAACAAGGCAGTGGTGATGGAGAATTTATTCTTCCTTACGGTATTGCACTGGATAATGACAGTAATGTATATGTAACAGATTCTGAGAATGGCCGTATTCAGAAGTTTGATTCAAATGGAGTTTTTATTCAGAAATGGAATTATAGTGATGATAAAGACGGGAAATTTGAATTACCAACCGGTATTGCAATAGATATGATCAATAATATTTATATTGTTGATACAAGAAATAATTCAATTCATAAATTTGACTGCAATGGTGTTTTTATCACGCAATGGGGAAAGCAGGGAACTGGCGACGGTGAATTTAATCTGCCTTATGGGATAGCGGCAGACAATAAAGGTTTTATATATATTGCAGACTCTCTGAACAGATGTGTTCAAAAGTTTAGTTCTGATGGTGATTTTATTCAAAAATGGGGGCAGACCGGAGGCAATAATTTTTCTTTTATCCGGCCAAATGGTATAGCAGCGGACCATAACGGATTTGTATATGTAACAGATTATTCACTTTTTAGAGATGCGCCTGATAATCAGCCTGATCGAATTGTTAAATTCAACAGCAGCGGGGAATTGATAACAATATGGGGTGAAAGAGGCAGTCATAGCGGCCAGTTTAATGAACCAAGCGGTATAAGCGTTGACAGTTCAGGATTTGTTTTTGTTGCTGATTCAGGAAATGATCGTGTCCAGAAATTTACTAACAACGGTGCTTTTGTTACAAAATTTGGTCCAAAAAATGATGATGAAGATATGAATACTCCTGATGGTCTTGCAGCGGATAATACTGGGAATATCTATGTTGCAGATACAGGGAATCACAGAATTCTGAAATTTGATTCTGACGGTAGTTTTCTCAGTCAGTGGGGCGGACATGGAAATGAAAACGGTCTTTTTAAATCACCTCATCGCATTGCAGTTGATCATAATGATTTTATTTATATCTCTGATACCGGCAATGACCGTATTCAAAAATTTAGAACCAATGGTGAATTCGTAGCCGTATGGGGGGAAACGCGGGGCAGTGGAAATGATGAATTTAATCTTCCCTGGGGCATTGCTGTTTCATCTGACAGCTTTGTTTATATAGCAGACAGAGGAAATCATCGTATTCAGAAATTAAGCACAGAAGGACAATTTATTTCAAGATGGGGAAGTGAAGGCATTGGGAATGAAGAATTCAGCTCACCCCAGGGTGTTGCTGTTGATAATAAAGGCCATGTCTATGTAGCAGATACAGGAAATAACTGCATTAAAATATTTAATTCAGAAGGGACATTTATTACTAAATGGGAAGGAGAGAATGAAAATAGTTTTGATCATCCCAATAGTATAACTGTTGGAACTGACGGTTATATTTATATAACAGACATTAAAAATAGAGTCCAAAAATTTGATCTGGAAGGGAATTTGATTGCTCAATGGGGGGAAGAGGGCAATTACCCTGGGCAGCTAAAATATCCCGGCTCCGGAGATGTGGGACTTAATGGTAATTTTTATATTGCAGATACTTATAACCACCGCATACAGGTTTTTAATAAACATGCATCTGACTTTCTCGCAAAAGCCGTAATTATTGCAGGCGGCGGTCCCTATCCAGGAAACAAGCTTTGGGATGCTACCCGGCTTAATGCCAGCTTTGCCTATCGTGCTCTTTGTTATCAGGGATTTGAAAAAAAGGATATCTACTATCTGTCTTCAGACACGGAAAATGATTTGGATAATAATGGAATAGCAGATGATGTGGATGAGATACCTTCATGTAATGCTGTTCAGAATACGATATCCAAATGGGCTGCTGATGCTGACCGCTTGATTCTTTATATGGTGGATCATGGCGGTAACCGGGTATTTCGCCTGAATGATTCTGAAATATTAAAATCCCCGGATCTAACAGCATGGATTAATGAATTCCAGGCAAGTGGTGATAAAGAGTTTATTTTCATATATGATGCCTGCAATAGCAAGAGTTTTTCAGATGATCTCCTTGTCAACAGCATTGGTAACGGAATCCTTATTAACAGTACGGAGCAGGATGAAAACGCTTACTTTATAACTCAGGGAACCCTTTCATTTTCTTCATTCTTCTGGACTCAAATTTTCAATGGAAGCGATGTAGAAACTGCATATACCAGTGCAGAAAACTCAATTCGTAATGTTACTGAAAAACAATCTCCTGAAATGAAAAAATACGGAAGATTTATTGATCATAAAGAGCTTGTATTTATTGGTAAAAATATAAAAACGCCTAATACATCAGGGATAAAAGGTATTCAAGTAACTGAGGTAAATGATGATCTGGTTCGTGTTCTTGTTGATTTTGAAAATATTGATGATATTATGCGGGTATGGGCTGTTCTGGTACCATTATCTTATATACCTGATTCATCGGATGCAAGTGTTCTGGAGTTTCCATCCACAGATTTGTTGCCAGCAGAAAATGGTACTTATGAAGGCAATATAAATCATCTTATTCAGACAGATAGCTATCAGATTTCCGTTTATGCAAAAGACCGATTCGGAAAAATATATATGTCAGAACCAGTTCCAAATAATAAACCTGTGCAAAAGCGAAATAGAGCCATTCTATTTGCCGGGGAAACACAGGATAATACTTTCAGAACAGCGATAAAAGAAAACCTCAAGCTGGCTTATACTACACTAAATAACCAGGGATTCAATGATGACGATATAATTGTTGCTTGTCCTTTAGGTTTGCAAAATGAGTTTGCAAATTCCCAGGCTGCCTCTTTAAACTTAATCAAAGATGAAATAAATTCAATGAATTCTGAAAATACTAAAGATTTATTGATTTATCTTACCGGACATGGCCAGAAAGAAGTTTTTGAGATTAATTCTAATGATTTCCTTTCAGCTCAAAATATAGATTCTGTACTTGACAATTTTCAGGAGCGGGTAAATGGCCATGTCATCTTCATCTGTGACATAGACTATTCAGGCAGTTTTCTTCCTGTTATGACTCCTCCGAAAGAAAAATTACGTATTCTGATTTCAGGAACATCAGAAGATCAGACCCTGCCCTTTCTTTACAAAGGTAACATTTCATTTTCAGGATTTTTCTGGAAAAATATCTTGAACGGCATGAATCTCCGAAAGGCATTTATAGATGCTAAATCGGCAACTGAATTGATTTTTAGGACAGAAGGCGATTTAAGTCCACAGTTAGATGATACAGGAAACGGTATAGGCAATGAAAGGAAGGACGGTCAAATTTCATCAGACTATAAAATCGGAGTGGGAATCAGGCTGGCAGATAATATACCTCAAATTGTCTCTGCTGATACTGAAATAACAGAGGGAAGTTCAGCCTTAATATGGGCTGATAAAGTAAATGCTGTTAATACAGTCAAAAATTTATGGGCTTTAATTATGCCTCCGACAAAGACAGCAGAACTTGGTGAGCAAGGTCATCTTCCTTCGAATGTTGCTTTATCACTTAATGAAAATGGACGATATGAAGCAGTTTATGATAATTTTAATGTTTTTGGAACATATTATATTTCAGTATATGCTGAAGATGAAACCGGTAATATCTCTATTTCTAAAAAAGTTTCAGTGTTTCAACCTGCTGGTAAAGATATATATGAGCCGGATAATACAGTAAATCAGGCTGGTTATATCATAATAAACCATGATGCGGAACAACAAAGGAATTTTCATGATTCAGATGATGAAGACTGGATAAAATTCTATGGTATTTCAGGAAATATTTACGAAATTATTACTAAAAATTCAGGAGAATACTGTAATAATACAATTGAAATATTTAATAATAAAGGTATAGGCCTTAAAAAAGGAAATAGTGAATTTAAAGATAGTTCTGGGATAATTAATAATCTTGTTTGGCAATGCGATCAAGACGGAATATATTTTGTGAACATAAGTCCCAATACCGAGTATCAGAATAATACAAATGCTTATTCCATAGAAATATTACTTCCAATAGCACCTTTTCCAGGATATGTAAAAGGTCTTGTTTCAGATAATGTTACAGGTAATCCCATTATAAATGCATGTATAAAAACTTCTGCAAATATATCCGGTATAACCCGTTCAAACGGAAGATATTTAATGATTCATGAACCCGGAATATTTGATGTAACAATAGATTCTCCCGGCTACAATGAAGGACATGCAGCAATTGAGGTTGGTGAAACAGGAACCAGTATTCTTAACATTTCACTTATACCTGAATCTGATTACCAGGATATCCTCCCAAAAGCATATATTGTATTTCCTTCCCCAGATAAAACCATTTATGCAGGTGATTCTATCATATTTCAAGGAGAAACATCAGGAGGAGTTCCCCCTTTTTCCTATGAATGGCATTTTGGAGGTGAAATATCTGACGTTTTTACTAAAGAACTTGGAAATATAATTTTCTCTGAACCAGGAGAATATTCAGTAATATTTACTGTTACAGATAAAAATGGAAATATAGACCAGGATTTTGTTACAATTAACGTAAATCCAAAAACAGATATTTTGTCAGCCACAATAATTTCCCCAACTCCTGGCTATACAATTGATGAAGGAGAAATCATACATTACAAGGGATTTGCTTCAGGAGGAAATCCCCCATACAAATATCACTGGAATTTCAGTAATAAGGAATCAGATAGTCTTGAAGGTAGTGTTGTATTTGAAAAATCAGGTCAATATAATATTGTCTTCAAAATAACAGATTCCACTAAAAATAAAGCAGAAACTTCAATTATTATAATTGTAAATCCTGAAACAATATCAACTAACCTTATACCAGAGGCTTTAATAGTTATGCCTGACACTGATATTTCTATTCAAAAAGGAGAGCAGATTTATTTTGAAGGACAGGCAAACGGGGGGGATGGCCCAATAACATATCAGTGGAATTTTGATCAAAGCGGTATTGATGACCTTTTCTTACAAACTCCAGGTTTTATAACATTTAATAAAACAGGAATATATAAAATTACCCTCACAGTAACAGACGCTGATGGAGATAGTGATCAAACTTCGCTGACAGTCAGGGTTTCAGAGGCTAAAGAAGATGAAAATGATAATTTAAAACCTATTCCATATTCACCGGAAAATGGACAAACAGGAGTGGGGTTGACATCGGAATTTTATATTACTCTGCCTCATTACCAAGAAAATAATTTTTCTCATGCTATGACTCGCTGGCAAATATTTTCAAACACCAACGATTATCCGATATTTGACCTGACAACCCAAACAGAATTACTTGCAATGACAATGCCTGATTTCATATTAACTCCTGACACAACATACAACTGGAGGGTAAAAGTTTTAAATGACCAAGAAGATGAATCCCTATGGTCAGATACAAACTCTTTCACTACAATTGAGCCTTTTCTTGAAGATAGAAATAATAACGGAATTCCAGATGAGCAAGAAATATCAGGATTTATTGATATAGAAAATAATAATACTGAAACAATTGAACAAGAATCTATGAAATGTGTGAATACTTTAACCGGTCATTCACAGATATGTATTGGCATTATAAATTCAAAAATCGGTTACATCCAGTCAATTGAGTCAATCCTGCCGGATAAGATAAATGGACTTTCAGATACTCCATTAGATATGCCACTTGGACTGATAAACGTAAGAGTAAAAATAAATAATAAAGGTGATTCAATAACTGTTACTGCATTTTTATCAAAAATTATTCCTGAAAATGTTGTATGGTATGTCTATACTAATGAAAAAAAATAA
- a CDS encoding RepB family plasmid replication initiator protein — MQSKIKTGFLENLLNDLSEEEKKEMPDNFFKLTPGIQKVIVRRIIRFRDPEYKKHLEDIDSSASEPEITVKKPKAKPASARRVWCCFPTAMCRTSVIHPINRNTFKNRPYYEDIPLVSNSWGTLTYTGPLLSTYDEDVLFAILSLVENDVLNREVITMDGKATYKYTGFISQIIRTCGKTDGKDIYTGTMKSLKRLMGAIVDKMEVYGNSAKGKRRIKEHLIANLLMKVGYVENTGKISFIFNPFFYDAFMSKHVTYIDISFRSGLNSLVAKSLYRFCQSHTQPKWCGDWTILIDALNISRIKRNGEKRKLSQIKRLVENAVNELIEKSYLKKGETCFFRPKHKNELYVRLLRSSSAGFVSGK, encoded by the coding sequence ATGCAATCAAAAATAAAAACAGGATTTCTTGAAAACCTGCTCAATGATCTCAGTGAAGAGGAAAAAAAGGAGATGCCTGATAATTTTTTCAAGCTGACTCCAGGTATTCAAAAGGTCATTGTCAGAAGAATCATACGTTTCAGAGATCCTGAATATAAAAAACATCTTGAAGATATTGATTCAAGTGCTTCCGAACCGGAAATAACAGTCAAAAAGCCAAAGGCCAAACCTGCCTCTGCGAGACGGGTCTGGTGCTGTTTTCCTACGGCCATGTGCAGAACATCTGTTATTCACCCCATAAACCGGAATACATTCAAGAACCGTCCATATTATGAAGACATCCCTCTGGTCTCAAATTCATGGGGAACTCTCACCTATACAGGCCCGCTTCTGTCCACCTATGATGAAGATGTGCTGTTTGCCATTCTATCCCTGGTAGAAAATGATGTGCTTAACAGGGAAGTAATTACAATGGACGGCAAAGCCACGTATAAATACACTGGGTTTATTTCACAGATTATACGGACTTGTGGGAAAACTGACGGGAAGGATATTTATACCGGCACAATGAAATCCCTGAAACGGCTTATGGGAGCCATTGTGGACAAGATGGAAGTATATGGAAATTCAGCCAAAGGTAAACGTAGAATTAAAGAACACCTTATAGCAAACCTCCTGATGAAAGTCGGTTATGTTGAAAACACAGGGAAAATCAGTTTTATTTTCAATCCATTTTTTTATGATGCGTTCATGAGTAAACATGTTACATATATTGATATTTCCTTTCGTTCAGGTTTAAATTCCCTTGTTGCTAAATCCCTGTACAGATTCTGCCAGAGCCATACCCAGCCGAAATGGTGCGGTGACTGGACTATCCTTATAGATGCCCTGAATATCAGCAGAATAAAACGGAATGGTGAAAAGCGAAAATTAAGCCAGATCAAAAGGCTTGTGGAAAATGCAGTTAATGAATTGATTGAAAAGAGCTATTTAAAAAAAGGGGAAACCTGTTTTTTCCGACCTAAGCATAAAAATGAGCTGTATGTAAGGCTGCTCAGGTCTTCCAGTGCAGGCTTTGTTTCTGGCAAATAA
- a CDS encoding type IV conjugative transfer system protein TraL — MSKTKEKIPDSWMPKHLTDPPQWLWWEIEEFIPLAAGLCLTVITKDLHWPFVGFILSSLVKKFKSKTSKGFLTHMFYISGLSDLEGYPSGLSKRFHE; from the coding sequence ATGTCAAAAACAAAAGAGAAAATACCTGATTCCTGGATGCCAAAGCATCTTACTGACCCGCCCCAGTGGCTGTGGTGGGAGATTGAAGAATTTATACCCCTTGCAGCAGGATTATGCCTGACAGTTATCACCAAAGACCTGCACTGGCCTTTTGTCGGATTTATCCTGTCCTCCCTGGTGAAAAAATTCAAATCAAAAACCAGCAAGGGATTTTTAACTCATATGTTTTACATTTCAGGATTAAGCGATCTTGAAGGGTATCCGTCCGGGTTGTCAAAAAGATTTCATGAATAG
- a CDS encoding TrbC family F-type conjugative pilus assembly protein, with amino-acid sequence MKQVIIIAIAVFFHFSFTHAQPLEMGKPPLNRQGHLKEILGNETYEILKNGPGKMDGILDKNIRQNINQQKNELTEILSGQDSSGFKSDKDEAYENKRIYIFISSSMPDDVIRRYITAASPIADKTVFLMRGFVGGISKIKPTLFYISRILCKDNAPGSPECLTGVIDVNPNLFKSFNINKVPAVLYLPGNIQPCGCGDCPDENNMPGFISYGDASLTWHLAKIQETGKIKSLDRIISRLRNNYYDFNKKEELVHGNNK; translated from the coding sequence ATGAAACAGGTGATAATTATTGCGATTGCAGTCTTTTTTCATTTCTCATTTACCCATGCCCAGCCTTTGGAAATGGGAAAACCGCCTTTAAACAGGCAGGGACATCTGAAAGAAATTCTGGGTAATGAAACATATGAAATCCTGAAAAACGGCCCTGGCAAAATGGATGGCATACTTGATAAAAATATCCGGCAGAACATTAATCAGCAGAAAAATGAACTGACAGAAATACTCTCAGGCCAAGACAGTTCAGGTTTTAAATCAGATAAAGATGAAGCCTATGAAAATAAACGCATTTACATATTCATTTCCTCATCCATGCCGGATGATGTAATTCGGCGATATATAACAGCAGCCTCACCAATTGCAGATAAGACCGTGTTTCTCATGCGTGGTTTTGTCGGCGGTATTTCAAAGATAAAGCCCACTCTTTTTTATATCTCCCGTATCCTGTGCAAAGATAATGCTCCGGGAAGCCCGGAATGTCTGACCGGCGTTATTGATGTAAATCCCAACCTGTTTAAATCCTTTAATATTAATAAAGTGCCTGCTGTGCTTTATCTTCCTGGCAATATCCAGCCCTGCGGGTGCGGGGACTGCCCGGATGAGAACAATATGCCCGGATTTATTTCTTACGGAGATGCATCCCTTACCTGGCATCTGGCAAAAATCCAGGAAACAGGCAAAATAAAATCCCTTGACAGGATAATCAGCAGACTCAGAAATAATTATTATGACTTTAACAAAAAGGAGGAATTAGTGCATGGCAACAATAAATAA